The Trichosurus vulpecula isolate mTriVul1 chromosome 4, mTriVul1.pri, whole genome shotgun sequence genome contains a region encoding:
- the LOC118845289 gene encoding WAP four-disulfide core domain protein 2-like gives MASKLAPFSAFFGSLFFLSFLGPTPTIGQNDTQKVGVCPEVLESQDCPVECRTDGDCPDVLKCCTVGCTSVCVVPNEKKGKCPINDSSISLLGICKDECYGDSDCSGSLKCCINGCGNHSCLKPGH, from the coding sequence ATGGCCAGCAAGCTCGCCCCCTTCTCGGCGTTCTTCGGCAGCCTCTTCTTCTTGTCCTTCCTGGGCCCGACCCCTACCATCGGTCAGAACGACACTCAAAAGGTAGGGGTGTGCCCAGAGGTGCTTGAGAGTCAAGACTGCCCGGTTGAATGTCGCACCGATGGAGACTGTCCCGACGTCCTCAAGTGCTGCACAGTTGGATGCACGTCGGTTTGCGTAGTCCCCAACGAGAAGAAGGGTAAATGCCCTATTAATGACAGTAGCATCTCTTTGCTGGGGATTTGCAAGGACGAGTGCTATGGCGATTCTGATTGTTCTGGCTCACTCAAATGCTGTATCAATGGCTGTGGAAACCATTCCTGCCTCAAACCTGGCCACTGA